In Zingiber officinale cultivar Zhangliang chromosome 1A, Zo_v1.1, whole genome shotgun sequence, a genomic segment contains:
- the LOC122016320 gene encoding probable ADP-ribosylation factor GTPase-activating protein AGD14 yields MSSKKEDERNEKVIRGLLKLPPNRKCINCNSLGPQYVCINFWTFICVTCSGIHREFTHRVKSISMSKFTSQEVEALQRGGNQRAREIFLKDWDTERMRLPDSSNLDKLREFIKKVYVDKKYSSTRSSDKPPRDVQNQKNHEDHRRASSYHSFSQSPPYEDQYEEKYSGRKTGTLTRKPGSDRGLYEGKISNFMYSPAYQGKQQQQDRLGNMSPNSRNSDYSVTSGADSSILQSPNIQDNGHSSPFRQVRDILVQDTQPPELNAYSGSNTGMNSDGFPCSQRTASSSSFGSFDSNSASLTPSSSSNIIDLVLEPDNSSLPKHSEIPIHPSLMHTSASAHTGSQDLFNPSLMEQPVPSLGPSTDMFAFNRQPTSTVGPEVKELSKPLSESVGWATFDLLQVNMSPELNLDSAAVSQANVHPFPENTTDNLFLFFENQNTNIMPSVTVTNSQTWDAFGFSEGSFQPKSFENISQISEAQVFANDLTPSKGGDIQVRRSKNPFDLPFDSEPDVNDKFLDLSQLQTTLPDSLLHTDLLGFPQTWFPQNPDASYALPVTQGSLKYNGGEVPSSQLRDITSQGPIASVGRNPFA; encoded by the exons ATGAGCAGCAAGAAGGAGGATGAGAGGAACGAAAAGGTCATCAGAGGCCTCCTCAAGCTTCCTCCGAACAGGAAGTGCATCAACTGCAACAGCCTG GGTCCCCAGTATGTGTGCATCAATTTTTGGACTTTTATCTGCGTCACTTGCAGTGGCATACA TCGTGAATTTACTCATCGGGTTAAGTCTATATCTATGTCAAAATTTACTTCTCAAGAGGTTGAGGCTTTACAGAGAGGAGGCAATCAG cGCGCTAGAGAAATCTTCTTAAAGGATTGGGACACTGAGCGAATGAGGCTGCCTGACAGTAG CAACCTTGACAAGCTGAGAGAATTCATCAAAAAGGTTTATGTGGATAAGAAATACTCCAGCACGAGATCCTCTGACAAGCCACCTAGAGACGTGCAA AACCAGAAGAACCATGAGGATCACAGAAGAGCTAGTTCTTACCATTCCTTTTCTCAAAGTCCGCCTTATGAAGACCAATATGAAGAAAAATATAGTGGTAGAAAAACTGGAACTCTAACAAGAAAACCTGGCTCAGATCGTGGTCTTTATGAAGGCAAAATCTCTAACTTCATGTACAGTCCTGCTTACCAGGGTAAGCAGCAACAGCAGGACAGACTTGGTAATATGAGTCCAAATTCAAGGAATTCAGACTATTCAGTTACCAGTGGAGCAGATTCATCTATACTCCAGTCTCCAAATATTCAAGATAATGGTCATAGTAGTCCTTTTCGACAAGTAAGGGATATCTTAGTGCAAGATACACAACCCCCTGAATTGAACGCATATTCTGGTTCAAACACTGGGATGAATTCAGATGGTTTCCCATGTTCGCAG AGGACCGCGTCTTCAAGCAGCTTTGGTTCCTTTGACAGCAATTCTGCATCTTTGACACCGTCTAGTTCAAGTAACATAATTGATCTTGTTCTGGAGCCTGATAATTCTTCTCTACCTAAACATTCAGAGATACCAATTCATCCATCTTTGATGCATACTTCTGCTTCAGCACATACTGGGAGTCAGGATCTTTTTAATCCATCGCTTATGGAGCAACCAGTTCCTTCATTGGGTCCATCTACAGATATGTTTGCTTTTAATCGTCAACCTACATCTACAGTCGGTCCAGAAGTAAAAGAATTATCCAAACCATTATCTGAAAGTGTAGGGTGGGCCACGTTTGACTTGCTTCAAGTCAACATGTCTCCTGAACTGAACCTGGACTCAGCTGCAGTTTCTCAGGCAAATGTCCATCCATTTCCAGAAAACACAACTGATAACcttttcttattttttgaaaACCAGAACACCAATATTATGCCATCTGTTACTGTCACAAATTCTCAG aCTTGGGATGCTTTTGGTTTTTCTGAAGGAAGTTTTCAACCAAAATCGTTTGAGAATATATCACAAATCAGTGAAGCACAAGTTTTTGCAAATGATCTAACTCCGTCTAAG GGAGGGGATATTCAAGTAAGGAGATCTAAAAATCCATTTGATCTTCCATTTGATTCAGAGCCTGATGTGAATGATAAG TTTCTGGATCTGAGCCAATTGCAGACTACCTTGCCAGATTCGCTCCTGCACACTGATTTACTTGGATTTCCACAAACATGGTTTCCCCAGAATCCAGATGCTTCATATGCACTGCCTGTAACTCAAG GAAGCCTTAAATATAATGGAGGGGAAGTGCCCAGCTCTCAGTTGCG GGACATAACTTCACAAGGTCCTATTGCGTCAGTTGGCAGGAATCCTTTTGCTTAA